From the genome of Papaver somniferum cultivar HN1 chromosome 2, ASM357369v1, whole genome shotgun sequence, one region includes:
- the LOC113350217 gene encoding monothiol glutaredoxin-S9-like, with the protein MEAIMRVASKKGVVIFSKSSCCMCYAVKILFHELGVNPLIHELDQDPEGREMEKALMRMGCNTPVPSVFINGEFVGSTNEVMSLHLGGSLLPLLRPYQALP; encoded by the coding sequence ATGGAAGCTATAATGAGGGTGGCATCAAAGAAAGGAGTTGTAATCTTTAGTAAGAGTTCGTGTTGTATGTGTTATGCTGTCAAGATTCTATTTCACGAGCTCGGCGTGAACCCGCTGATCCATGAACTTGATCAAGACCCCGAAGGAAGAGAAATGGAGAAAGCACTTATGAGGATGGGATGTAATACACCAGTACCATCCGTTTTCATTAATGGTGAATTTGTAGGATCCACCAATGAAGTTATGTCTCTTCACCTCGGAGGTTCATTGCTTCCGTTGCTTAGACCATATCAAGCTTTACCTTGA